A window from uncultured Desulfobacter sp. encodes these proteins:
- a CDS encoding MBL fold metallo-hydrolase, which produces MMDTGQSHMQKEVLKIASKNNIKRVYLTHYHEDHSGNANSINRLLCAEIFAHEKTIENMRIPFKILPYQKYMWGKATPTNVKFVPQEIDTLLGKMVPVYTPGHSKDHTSYFIKNQGIVFSGDLYLGDRIKYFRSDENIGEQIESLKKLLSLDFEILLCCHSPKRKNGRQHIKNKLDFLENLYGNIILLWNKGMLEKQIFRSLNLKENYFAKLICFGDVSMFNSIRSAISHYTSVNEKSVL; this is translated from the coding sequence ATGATGGATACTGGTCAATCTCACATGCAAAAAGAAGTTTTAAAAATTGCATCTAAAAACAACATTAAGCGTGTTTATTTAACCCATTACCATGAAGATCACAGTGGTAACGCCAATTCAATAAACCGACTTCTATGTGCAGAGATATTTGCTCACGAAAAAACTATAGAAAATATGAGAATACCTTTTAAAATTTTACCTTATCAAAAGTATATGTGGGGAAAAGCTACACCAACAAATGTTAAATTTGTCCCTCAAGAAATTGATACACTATTGGGAAAAATGGTTCCTGTTTATACTCCGGGGCATTCAAAAGATCACACCTCATATTTTATAAAAAATCAAGGTATAGTTTTTTCTGGTGATCTCTATTTGGGCGATAGAATAAAATACTTTAGATCAGACGAAAATATAGGAGAACAAATCGAATCCTTAAAAAAACTCCTATCGTTAGACTTTGAGATTCTTTTATGCTGTCACTCTCCAAAACGGAAAAATGGTAGGCAACACATAAAAAATAAATTGGATTTTCTGGAAAATCTATATGGCAATATTATCTTGCTTTGGAATAAAGGAATGCTAGAAAAGCAAATTTTCCGTTCATTAAACTTAAAAGAAAACTATTTCGCAAAATTGATTTGCTTTGGAGATGTCAGCATGTTTAATAGTATTCGGTCAGCCATCAGCCATTACACTTCTGTAAACGAAAAGTCCGTATTATAA
- the dmpI gene encoding 4-oxalocrotonate tautomerase DmpI, protein MPVITVAIHPIDQEQKTRLIREITKTAVEITKVPADKYVVFIDEYPNESIGLAGKTRAEIIAEASF, encoded by the coding sequence ATGCCTGTTATTACTGTTGCTATTCATCCAATTGATCAAGAACAAAAAACTCGTTTAATCAGAGAAATCACTAAAACCGCAGTGGAAATAACTAAAGTTCCTGCAGACAAGTATGTAGTTTTTATTGATGAATACCCAAATGAATCTATCGGGCTCGCAGGCAAAACACGAGCTGAGATCATTGCTGAGGCATCTTTCTAA
- a CDS encoding DNA methylase: MKRLAKLETLIARNQECFSKIGKALKEIRDNRLYKQALFESFETYTRARWDMGKSHAYRLIKFYEVIYNLSPIGDTLPANESQARPLTQLDSIEQRQLWKEIIESGMELTARNIKKFIDSRKTASVTKPDLTDQISNEYMAVVKAMLEQVRVAQHDHWQQTSRPAALLWHRVIHEKIVSTGADNG, encoded by the coding sequence ATGAAACGGTTGGCCAAGCTTGAAACCCTGATTGCCCGGAATCAGGAGTGTTTTTCCAAAATCGGCAAGGCCTTGAAAGAAATTCGTGACAATCGTTTGTATAAGCAGGCTCTGTTTGAATCATTCGAAACATATACCAGGGCGCGATGGGATATGGGAAAATCCCATGCTTACCGCCTGATCAAATTTTATGAAGTCATCTATAATCTGTCCCCAATTGGGGACACGTTACCGGCCAACGAATCCCAGGCACGGCCTCTTACTCAACTGGATTCCATAGAACAGCGCCAACTTTGGAAGGAGATTATAGAAAGCGGCATGGAGTTAACCGCGCGTAACATCAAAAAATTTATCGACTCCCGAAAAACGGCATCGGTAACCAAACCGGATCTGACGGATCAAATTTCGAATGAATACATGGCTGTTGTAAAGGCAATGCTTGAACAGGTCCGTGTGGCACAGCATGATCATTGGCAGCAGACCTCTCGCCCGGCTGCATTGTTGTGGCATCGGGTCATACACGAAAAGATTGTATCAACGGGGGCAGATAATGGATGA
- a CDS encoding helix-turn-helix domain-containing protein codes for MPSLQPGKKVRGSSSGSPINALFDLLGKRWALGILWYLGDNPCSFRDLQDRCGGVSPSVLNSRLKDLRNAEIVARSLDGYVLTERGKELRSFIVPLADWSATWSKEVYGYERPGMSERLMQEQSKK; via the coding sequence ATGCCTTCATTACAGCCTGGTAAAAAGGTTCGAGGTTCAAGTTCCGGTTCACCAATCAATGCACTCTTTGACCTTTTAGGAAAGCGTTGGGCGTTAGGCATTCTTTGGTACCTCGGGGACAATCCATGTTCATTTAGAGATCTTCAGGATCGCTGTGGAGGGGTCTCTCCATCCGTCCTTAATAGTCGGCTAAAGGATTTACGTAATGCAGAAATTGTTGCAAGAAGTCTTGATGGCTACGTTTTAACGGAAAGAGGGAAAGAGTTACGTTCATTTATTGTTCCGCTTGCAGATTGGTCAGCAACTTGGTCGAAGGAAGTATATGGTTATGAACGTCCGGGGATGAGTGAACGGCTAATGCAAGAGCAATCGAAAAAATGA
- a CDS encoding CHC2 zinc finger domain-containing protein, translating to MANRFSSRELFELRNNIPVDMLIRDHLQIPSKTRDGYFRFLCPVCNEFQTAVNPGTNLARCFRCEKNFNTIDLVMKIKGYGFRDSVLFLKQINTAHQVPASKIAALVAAIGKPMPGGQ from the coding sequence ATGGCTAACAGATTTTCATCCCGGGAATTATTTGAACTGAGGAACAATATCCCTGTGGATATGCTGATCAGGGATCATTTACAGATTCCATCTAAAACCAGGGATGGCTATTTCCGTTTCCTTTGCCCTGTGTGCAATGAGTTTCAAACCGCTGTAAATCCAGGCACGAACCTGGCCAGGTGCTTCAGATGCGAAAAAAATTTTAATACCATCGATCTTGTCATGAAAATCAAGGGATATGGATTCCGGGACAGCGTCCTGTTTTTGAAGCAGATAAATACTGCCCACCAGGTTCCGGCATCAAAGATAGCTGCCTTGGTCGCTGCAATCGGCAAACCCATGCCGGGAGGGCAATGA
- a CDS encoding DMT family transporter, with product MVFGKVITHEFPVFLASGLRFAIATTILLPVLLKSQNNLFKTRCRHLKILLLMALSGQVIFTVLVLIGLRYTGGIEAGLITSTSPAMMILAAFVLFGERPTAVQLTSVACVVTGIVIINGVPMLTGVTDAGDVDTNLKWLGNLCMVGSVTGEAFFLLLRKQLPNTLSNLAVTAYLCVLGFVLFLPMAVIQSIGFDYTGVSLRGWICIVYFGAVFTVLAYYFWFKGVQIVPGNIAGMFTAVMPVSAVILSCILLRESLALHHLAGGTLILAAIFVGTNLDNLRFKAVNFWNRRRAVYSISTDEINIDSSGKNLEKKKTH from the coding sequence GTGGTGTTCGGCAAGGTGATCACCCATGAATTCCCTGTGTTTTTAGCATCGGGTTTAAGGTTTGCCATTGCAACAACGATACTGCTGCCTGTTCTATTGAAAAGCCAAAACAATTTGTTTAAAACAAGATGTCGGCACTTAAAAATCCTTCTGCTCATGGCCCTCTCCGGGCAGGTAATCTTTACTGTGTTGGTTTTGATTGGACTTCGTTATACCGGTGGAATTGAGGCAGGTTTAATCACCAGTACATCACCTGCAATGATGATCTTGGCTGCATTTGTATTGTTCGGTGAACGTCCTACAGCCGTGCAATTGACATCAGTGGCGTGTGTGGTAACCGGTATTGTGATCATTAATGGCGTTCCAATGCTGACTGGCGTGACTGATGCCGGGGATGTCGATACTAACCTTAAGTGGTTGGGAAATCTTTGCATGGTGGGATCGGTTACCGGGGAGGCGTTTTTCCTGCTGTTACGCAAACAACTTCCTAACACTTTATCCAATTTGGCCGTGACAGCTTATCTGTGTGTTTTAGGATTTGTTCTATTTCTGCCTATGGCCGTGATCCAATCCATTGGATTTGATTATACAGGAGTCAGTTTGAGAGGATGGATCTGCATAGTTTATTTTGGAGCGGTATTCACGGTCTTAGCCTACTATTTTTGGTTTAAAGGGGTACAAATAGTCCCCGGAAATATAGCAGGAATGTTTACTGCGGTTATGCCGGTGAGTGCTGTCATTCTATCTTGTATACTCTTAAGGGAAAGTTTAGCACTTCATCATTTAGCCGGTGGGACATTAATTTTGGCTGCAATTTTTGTAGGTACGAATCTGGATAATTTACGATTTAAAGCTGTGAATTTTTGGAATCGTAGGAGGGCCGTCTACTCGATTTCAACAGATGAGATAAACATAGACTCAAGCGGAAAAAATTTGGAAAAGAAAAAAACACATTGA
- a CDS encoding integrase, with product MDDLSIDDRFHLLLHKKIMNKIGSAKRRSKKYYKDQYKKTGIIPVPLLLVEKGIMDGRKCSGRPKVIDEQTKRRFIEMVKASCDPSSQGFIFITRRARTIKNYHCWLEEELGKTISLPALRRCAKRENLKFYLEKEDDQEPSPARYSFKSVPVFALIQVDGCKFQYLRIRDERGNWQKPQVIEIFDTGSRKLFILEFYFTESNLNSVDLFTRFLLCTPFPLKTIGIRPDQAKGFLNLKRPINAINLAHSTPGGFYLAPDFSRAHSPKDKAHLESSHRSLHNFEIRIIKAFEDRIVKTVTEYNFKRGRKEKVTVTLLDITLDELRSSTVLRQYRDEHNHTQHYFTEDGVVSAWVPAQKFDDFLSNQADTLNFIPEQVQEYMKYGYRKIKATVSKNRTIRHDKRDFYVTSGADRFSKHKSTPVKISRYRDKLFIFEPSEDGILLGEAIAKKPFDRPPAPAPDPVPDELDTIIALLEKHNMAVDRPILIEVYHKGLSLSRAEQVLHHNQSRYADYMKKMDQPEERKKQALFNAFMLDCQKSLTTNRVATYASLGDMT from the coding sequence ATGGATGACCTGAGCATTGACGACCGCTTCCATTTACTGCTGCATAAAAAAATCATGAATAAAATCGGATCTGCCAAGAGAAGATCCAAAAAATATTACAAGGACCAGTACAAGAAAACCGGGATTATCCCGGTACCCCTTTTGCTGGTTGAAAAAGGAATTATGGATGGCCGCAAGTGCAGCGGGCGCCCCAAGGTTATAGACGAGCAAACAAAAAGGCGGTTTATTGAAATGGTCAAGGCGTCATGCGATCCGTCATCTCAGGGGTTCATTTTTATCACCCGAAGAGCCAGGACCATTAAAAATTACCACTGCTGGCTCGAGGAAGAGTTGGGTAAAACAATCAGCCTTCCGGCACTTCGGCGATGCGCCAAAAGGGAGAATCTCAAATTTTATCTGGAAAAAGAGGACGATCAGGAGCCGTCACCGGCACGTTATAGCTTCAAATCGGTTCCGGTGTTTGCCTTGATCCAGGTTGACGGTTGCAAGTTCCAATATTTAAGAATCAGAGATGAACGTGGAAACTGGCAGAAACCGCAGGTGATTGAAATATTTGATACCGGTTCCAGGAAGCTGTTCATCCTGGAATTCTATTTTACCGAAAGTAATCTGAACTCTGTGGACCTTTTTACCCGTTTTTTGTTATGCACCCCTTTTCCTTTGAAAACAATCGGCATCAGGCCCGACCAGGCAAAGGGATTTTTAAATTTAAAGCGTCCCATTAATGCCATTAACCTTGCGCATTCTACGCCAGGCGGTTTTTATTTGGCGCCGGATTTTTCAAGGGCGCATTCACCAAAAGATAAGGCGCATCTGGAATCTTCACACCGGAGCCTGCATAATTTTGAAATACGGATTATCAAAGCCTTTGAGGACAGGATTGTGAAAACCGTTACCGAGTATAACTTCAAACGGGGAAGAAAGGAAAAAGTCACTGTAACCCTACTTGATATCACCCTTGATGAATTGAGAAGCAGCACTGTGCTCCGCCAATACCGTGACGAACATAATCATACACAACATTATTTTACTGAAGACGGCGTGGTCAGTGCCTGGGTGCCGGCACAGAAGTTTGATGATTTTTTGTCAAACCAGGCAGACACCCTGAATTTTATCCCGGAGCAGGTTCAAGAATATATGAAATATGGTTACAGAAAAATCAAAGCCACCGTATCCAAGAACAGAACTATCCGCCATGACAAACGCGATTTTTATGTGACCAGTGGTGCAGACCGGTTCAGCAAGCATAAAAGTACACCGGTAAAGATATCCAGATACAGGGACAAACTTTTTATCTTTGAGCCCAGTGAAGACGGAATACTTCTGGGCGAAGCCATTGCAAAAAAGCCGTTTGACAGGCCACCTGCACCAGCGCCTGATCCTGTACCCGATGAACTCGACACCATTATCGCTCTTTTGGAAAAGCACAATATGGCCGTTGACCGGCCTATTTTAATCGAAGTTTACCATAAGGGCCTTTCCCTATCCCGGGCGGAGCAAGTACTTCATCATAATCAATCAAGGTACGCAGATTACATGAAAAAAATGGACCAGCCTGAGGAACGTAAAAAACAGGCTTTGTTCAATGCATTTATGCTTGATTGCCAAAAATCGTTAACTACGAATCGAGTGGCGACTTATGCATCCCTCGGAGATATGACATGA
- a CDS encoding ATP-binding protein, whose protein sequence is MKEDFISDKRRVSYLSATYNRIYRGQSVLIEGDFGAGKTRFLKLLRPKKLHAVWVESLFNIHETLASILKELNYEATATYRRTPQYLKTICNLSNCFIIIDEANDLDSRVWPYLKRIIDAGVPIVFAGLPKVRTHLSRNHPDILSRLKTLILYPIEVEDFIEKYKDIQQEAVEQIYMAVKGDMRKFKEICTDCQDRAKELNHNFVDINLALEFISDLPPQ, encoded by the coding sequence ATGAAAGAGGATTTTATCAGTGATAAACGAAGAGTCTCATACCTGTCTGCCACTTATAATAGGATATACAGGGGCCAAAGCGTACTCATTGAAGGAGATTTTGGCGCAGGAAAAACTCGGTTTTTAAAACTGCTGCGGCCTAAAAAGCTCCATGCCGTATGGGTCGAGTCTCTGTTCAACATCCATGAAACCCTGGCATCCATACTCAAGGAATTGAATTATGAGGCCACCGCCACCTACCGCCGGACTCCCCAGTACCTGAAAACGATCTGCAACCTATCCAATTGTTTTATCATCATAGATGAAGCCAATGATCTGGACTCCCGGGTCTGGCCATATCTCAAACGAATTATTGATGCCGGTGTTCCCATCGTATTTGCAGGGCTCCCAAAGGTCAGAACCCATCTGAGCCGGAATCATCCCGATATACTCAGCCGGCTCAAAACTCTGATTTTATACCCCATAGAGGTCGAAGACTTCATCGAAAAATACAAAGATATCCAGCAGGAAGCCGTTGAACAAATTTATATGGCCGTCAAAGGCGATATGAGAAAATTTAAAGAAATATGTACAGACTGCCAGGACAGGGCAAAGGAGTTGAATCACAACTTTGTTGATATCAACCTTGCTCTGGAATTTATATCCGATCTCCCTCCCCAGTAA
- a CDS encoding glutamate synthase-related protein: MGSPITNTKMRNPKHITDVSGMCSVCTSDCTGLCEIGLSAIRGTEALVPFASDIYQFASEKKYPLDFSHFNINGRVFGAWGAPEDPYKTAFPYAEISSSFGIHHKTSITGPFILPAIAKLAWKEYYTGAAIFGVPVVIGEAVVAKDPELATENQKVVKSPLLEKMVQTYKKYCKGKGDIVLQANFDDDYLGVLEYAIKHLGIRSVELKFGQAAKGIQGMSKITDFKAALNFKKLGYNIIPDPEDPQIVENFSKGIGPVFEKIDKLPIWTPEYLLNRVAQLRESGAKRICFKTGPFDPRDIRTILEVASEAKVDLVTLDGAGGGTGHSPVKMMNEWGMPTVTLETIVYRILKKFEKENKSLPPIAMAGGFATEDQIFKGLALGAPYITMIALGRSAMASATVGRQIGEAIQNGTVPKTYSRFGSTVEEIFADFRLIKGEYGKEADQIPTGAIGLYSYLNRVSVGLKQLMALNRKFTIAHINRDDIVPLTTLAAEVTGLSTYEQLLEKI; this comes from the coding sequence ATGGGAAGTCCCATTACCAATACAAAGATGAGAAATCCCAAACACATTACGGATGTGTCAGGAATGTGTTCTGTTTGTACCAGTGACTGCACGGGATTATGTGAAATAGGTCTTTCTGCCATTAGAGGAACCGAAGCACTTGTTCCTTTTGCCTCCGATATATACCAATTTGCCTCTGAAAAGAAGTATCCCCTTGATTTCTCCCATTTTAATATTAATGGCCGCGTATTCGGTGCTTGGGGCGCTCCCGAAGATCCGTATAAAACAGCTTTCCCCTATGCTGAAATTTCATCAAGTTTTGGGATTCACCATAAAACCAGTATTACCGGCCCCTTTATTCTTCCGGCAATCGCAAAGCTTGCATGGAAAGAATATTACACCGGCGCAGCTATTTTTGGCGTTCCTGTTGTTATCGGGGAAGCGGTCGTTGCAAAGGACCCAGAGCTGGCCACAGAAAATCAGAAAGTTGTGAAGTCTCCTTTATTAGAAAAAATGGTTCAAACCTACAAAAAATACTGTAAAGGCAAAGGAGATATTGTTCTTCAGGCAAATTTTGACGACGACTATCTGGGCGTTCTTGAATATGCCATTAAGCATCTTGGCATCAGGTCAGTTGAGCTTAAATTCGGGCAGGCCGCAAAAGGTATTCAGGGCATGAGTAAAATCACCGATTTCAAAGCGGCACTTAACTTCAAAAAACTCGGGTATAACATTATCCCTGATCCGGAAGATCCACAGATTGTAGAAAATTTTTCAAAAGGGATCGGACCTGTTTTTGAAAAGATCGATAAATTGCCTATATGGACTCCTGAATATCTTTTAAACCGCGTTGCCCAATTGAGAGAATCAGGAGCAAAGCGTATCTGCTTTAAAACAGGCCCTTTTGATCCACGAGATATCCGTACCATTCTTGAAGTTGCATCTGAAGCAAAGGTTGATCTTGTTACCCTTGATGGCGCCGGCGGCGGAACAGGACACAGTCCCGTAAAAATGATGAATGAATGGGGCATGCCCACGGTAACGCTTGAAACCATTGTATACCGTATTCTGAAAAAATTTGAAAAAGAGAACAAATCACTCCCGCCAATTGCTATGGCCGGCGGATTTGCAACGGAAGATCAGATATTCAAGGGACTTGCGCTCGGAGCTCCGTATATCACCATGATAGCCCTTGGCCGTTCTGCCATGGCTTCTGCTACCGTAGGACGCCAAATTGGAGAAGCCATTCAAAACGGGACTGTGCCAAAGACCTACAGCCGGTTCGGTTCTACCGTTGAAGAAATTTTTGCTGATTTCCGTCTTATAAAAGGTGAATACGGCAAGGAAGCTGATCAGATCCCTACAGGGGCAATCGGTCTTTATTCATATCTCAACAGAGTGTCAGTCGGCCTTAAACAGCTCATGGCTCTTAACAGAAAATTTACAATTGCTCATATAAATCGGGATGATATTGTTCCTCTTACCACGCTGGCGGCAGAGGTTACCGGTTTGTCTACCTACGAACAACTTCTTGAGAAGATATAG
- a CDS encoding AraC family transcriptional regulator has product MSVLNPNVDLKSATRFIRFPDFGNMQWLHARFKNQRFVPHYHDGHVIGMIEDGALGFNYLGESVVAAPGQINIADPGEVHNGFAKSDAGWQYRMFYLSPGQLNSICLGINGGKYVQPYFGAGVITDKDLAQKLRQLHFDFAQDQVSWLEKESRFLDLMIQLVSRYTKALPIDLPSGREDGPVKIMKSYIQEHYDTNIRLSDLAKVSGLSKYYLLRAFAKKTGLTPHAYLTLVRTYRARQKLNQGTSIITTAHETGFFDQSHLNRVFKKVYGITPGQYCSCVVHN; this is encoded by the coding sequence ATGAGTGTTCTAAATCCAAATGTTGACTTAAAATCCGCCACCCGGTTCATCAGGTTTCCGGATTTCGGAAACATGCAATGGCTTCATGCACGGTTCAAAAATCAAAGGTTTGTCCCCCATTACCATGATGGCCATGTCATTGGGATGATTGAGGACGGGGCGCTTGGGTTCAATTATCTCGGGGAGTCAGTGGTGGCTGCTCCCGGTCAAATCAACATTGCAGATCCCGGAGAGGTTCACAACGGGTTTGCAAAATCCGATGCCGGGTGGCAATATCGTATGTTCTACTTGAGTCCTGGGCAGTTGAATTCCATTTGCCTGGGAATCAACGGGGGAAAGTATGTCCAACCGTACTTTGGGGCGGGAGTAATAACGGATAAAGACCTGGCCCAGAAGCTCAGACAGCTCCATTTCGATTTTGCACAAGACCAGGTAAGTTGGCTTGAAAAAGAGTCCCGGTTTTTAGATCTAATGATACAACTGGTTTCCCGCTACACCAAGGCCCTGCCGATCGATCTTCCTTCCGGCAGGGAAGATGGCCCTGTAAAAATTATGAAGTCTTATATTCAAGAGCATTACGACACGAATATCAGATTGTCGGATCTGGCTAAGGTCAGCGGTCTGAGCAAATATTATTTATTAAGGGCCTTTGCCAAGAAAACCGGACTAACCCCCCATGCCTATCTTACCCTGGTGAGGACATATCGGGCCAGACAAAAACTTAATCAGGGCACTTCCATCATTACTACCGCCCATGAAACTGGATTTTTTGATCAGAGCCATTTAAACCGTGTGTTTAAAAAGGTGTACGGTATTACACCTGGCCAGTATTGTTCATGTGTTGTTCATAATTAA
- a CDS encoding ATP-binding protein, whose protein sequence is MKEDFISDKRRVSYLSATYNRIYRGQSVLIEGDFGAGKTRFLKLLRPKKLHAVWVESLFNIHETLASILKELNYEATATYRRTPQYLKTICNLSNCFIIIDEANDLDSRVWPYLKRIIDAGVPIVFAGLPKVRTHLSRNHPDILSRLKTLILYPIEVEDFIEKYKDIQQEAVEQIYMAVKGDMRKFKEICTDCQDRAKELNHNFVDINLALEFISDLPPQ, encoded by the coding sequence ATGAAAGAGGATTTTATCAGTGATAAACGAAGAGTCTCATACCTGTCTGCCACTTATAATAGGATATACAGGGGCCAAAGCGTACTCATTGAAGGAGATTTTGGCGCAGGAAAAACTCGGTTTTTAAAACTGCTGCGGCCTAAAAAGCTCCATGCCGTATGGGTCGAGTCTCTGTTCAACATCCATGAAACCCTGGCATCCATACTCAAGGAATTGAATTATGAGGCCACCGCCACCTACCGCCGGACTCCCCAGTACCTGAAAACGATCTGCAACCTATCCAATTGTTTTATCATCATAGATGAAGCCAATGATCTGGACTCCCGGGTCTGGCCATATCTCAAACGAATTATTGATGCCGGTGTTCCCATCGTATTTGCAGGGCTCCCAAAGGTCAGAACCCATCTGAGCCGGAATCATCCCGATATACTCAGCCGGCTCAAAACTCTGATTTTATACCCCATAGAGGTCGAAGACTTCATCGAAAAATACAAAGATATCCAGCAGGAAGCCGTTGAACAAATTTATATGGCCGTCAAAGGCGACATGAGAAAATTTAAAGAAATATGTACAGACTGCCAGGACAGGGCAAAGGAGTTGAATCACAACTTTGTTGATATCAACCTTGCTCTGGAATTTATATCCGATCTCCCTCCCCAGTAA
- a CDS encoding TIR domain-containing protein, producing the protein MKIFVSWSGEISREVAKLLKKWLPRSLSDIELFVSEVDIKAGERWAGVLSNELSVRQYAIVCLTSDNAESAWLNFEAGAISKIINESYVAPFLFNVEISNIDGPLSQFQAKKATLEGYKDLLKSINSLIDKPKPESEIEETLEIFWPKIKEELENANQNGNIDKVSRDTKSILSDVIFSINDLREQVTTIENKVSPTSSPTSRLELISNLISYAEKNCNDEALSNIAKFCQMEVNRVFSDRVLSENEIAYGQKLRKKLSEHTN; encoded by the coding sequence ATGAAAATTTTTGTAAGTTGGAGTGGAGAAATAAGTAGAGAGGTTGCTAAGCTGCTTAAAAAATGGCTTCCAAGGTCTTTATCAGATATCGAATTATTTGTTTCGGAAGTTGATATCAAAGCTGGCGAGCGTTGGGCAGGTGTTTTGAGTAACGAGCTTTCCGTTAGACAATACGCAATTGTCTGTTTAACTTCAGATAATGCCGAGTCAGCATGGTTAAATTTTGAAGCTGGGGCAATATCAAAAATCATAAATGAAAGTTATGTTGCCCCTTTTTTATTCAATGTTGAAATTTCAAATATCGATGGTCCACTATCCCAGTTTCAAGCAAAAAAAGCGACTTTAGAGGGTTATAAAGATCTCCTCAAATCAATTAACTCACTAATTGATAAGCCGAAACCAGAAAGCGAAATAGAAGAAACCCTTGAAATATTCTGGCCCAAAATTAAAGAAGAACTTGAAAATGCAAATCAAAACGGGAATATAGATAAAGTTAGTCGTGATACTAAATCAATATTAAGTGATGTAATCTTTTCAATTAACGATCTCCGCGAACAAGTAACAACAATTGAGAACAAAGTTAGCCCAACATCCTCGCCAACCTCAAGATTGGAGCTAATTTCTAATCTTATCTCCTACGCAGAAAAAAATTGCAACGATGAAGCATTGTCAAATATAGCAAAGTTCTGCCAAATGGAAGTTAATCGGGTGTTTTCTGATCGAGTATTATCCGAGAATGAAATCGCTTATGGCCAAAAGCTTAGAAAAAAACTCTCGGAACATACAAATTAA